A DNA window from Molothrus ater isolate BHLD 08-10-18 breed brown headed cowbird chromosome 2, BPBGC_Mater_1.1, whole genome shotgun sequence contains the following coding sequences:
- the MCF2L gene encoding guanine nucleotide exchange factor DBS isoform X10, which yields MSQRRLLREGHESPFRILQRFFQMPHGRRHSRNNPHQICSDEIMHQDIIPLYAADIQDQLKKQFAYLSGGRGGDGCPVITFPDYPAFSEIPEKEFQNVLTYLTSIPSLRDAGIGFILVIDRRQDKWTSVKASILRIAASFPGNLQLVLVLRPTGFFHRALSDIAFRFNKDELKMKVPIIMLGSVSELQGYIDKTQLTEDLGGTLDYCHNRWLSRRTAIEGFAQKVKQTAQILQSFGTELAETELPNDVQSTSSLLATHTEKKDKMKEDIRVAVEQGDDILGSITKPVTENPDYKLNQDQLDNQTTVERLLAQLHETETAFDEFWTKHQQKLEQCLRLRNFEQNFREVKAALDIVSERLSAFTDVGNSRSHVEHILKDLANFKEKSDEIVTKAKMLASERDAFIQSNHYAVDSIIPKCSELHHLCDAFTTEIERRRKLLNKSLELHDLLEKSMKWCDEGIYLLASQPVDKCQSQDGAESALQEIEKFLDTGAGNKIKELNKIYEEYAHILNEDLKDHVQKVFQKQESMEEMFQKRQVSLKKLAAKQTRPVQPVAPRPEAFVKSPCTSPGLQRENMSNSESSALRRVNYRKAKSETTELHQSRGGSTMDDEENLAVLRQHVMNELIETERAYVEELLCVLEGYAAEMDNPLMAHLIPPELQNKKDILFGNMEEIYHFHNRIFLRELETYVEYPELVGRCFLDQMEDFQIYEKYCQNKPRSESLWRQFSDSVFFQECQRKLDHKLSLDSYLLKPVQRITKYQLLLKEMLKYSKNCEGAEDLQEALTSILGILKAVNDSMHQIAITGYDGNLNELGKLLMQGSFNVWTDHKKGHTKVKDLARFKPMQRHLFLHEKAVLFCKKREENGEGYEKAPSYSYKHSLNMAAVGITENVKGDAKKFEIWYNAREEVYIVQAPTPEVKATWVNEIRKVLTSQLQACREASQHRTLEQTQSLPLPLPASSCASPSRNHIRNTKKTEEKKADLTSLEGCGTTVAPKYPEKGKGWAKPSHSLDASEENDGWSSAEEALNSSDAEEEGAGGAGEIKLTPGKYTVVTDYDKGVSEEFTVKSGDLVQLIREGEDGLWFVKNLSSGREGWIPASNLLMLIGNSKSAQSLSSSESGTASSNLSTSSSCSDSCNVSSTSFSDIKG from the exons TTTACgagatgctggaattggatTTATTCTTGTCATAGATCGCAGACAGGACAAATGGACCTCTGTGAAAGCTTCCATACTGCGGATAGCA GCATCTTTCCCAGGAAACCTGCAATTAGTCCTCGTTCTGCGCCCAACAGGATTTTTTCATCGAGCTCTCTCGGACATTGCTTTCAGATTCAACAAAGATGAGCTTAAAATGAAAGTACCT aTCATAATGCTGGGCTCAGTGTCAGAACTGCAGGGTTACATTGATAAGACACAATTAACAGAAGATCTTGGTGGCACCCTGGATTACTGCCACAACAGATGGCTGTCCCGTCGCACT GCTATAGAAGGTTTCGCCCAAAAGGTTAAGCAAACAGCTCAGATTCTTCAGTCCTTTGGGACTGAGCTGGCTGAAACAGAACTACCAAATGATGTGCAATCAACCAGCTCCCTTCTTGcaacacacacagaaaagaaggacAAAATGAAG gaGGACATCAGGGTAGCAGTAGAACAGGGAGATGATATCCTTGGAAGTATTACAAAACCAGTTACTGAGAATCCTGATTACAAACTGAATCAAGATCAGCTAGACAATCAAACAACAGTAGAAAG gcTATTGGCTCAATTACATGAAACGGAGACCGCCTTTGATGAGTTTTGGACGAAGCATCAGCAAAAACTAGAGCAGTGTCTGCGCCTTCGGAATTTTGAACAGAATTTCAGAGAG GTCAAAGCAGCTTTGGATATTGTGTCTGAGAGACTGTCTGCTTTCACAGATGTGGGAAACAGTCGTTCACACGTGGAGCATATTTTGAAAGATCTTGccaactttaaagaaaaatcagat GAAATTGTAACAAAAGCCAAAATGTTAGCTTCAGAGCGTGATGCTTTTATTCAAAGCAATCATTATGCTGTGGACTCCATTATTCCAAAATGCAGTGAACTTCATCATCTCTGTGATGCCTTCACTACTGAAATAGAACGGAGGAGAAAACTTCTTAACAAATCCCTGGAACTGCATGACTTACTAGAGAAG TCCATGAAGTGGTGTGATGAAGGAATTTACCTGCTGGCTTCCCAGCCAGTAGATAAGTGTCAGTCTCAGGATGGTGCAGAATCAGCGCTACAGGAGATTGAGAAGTTCCTGGATACTGGTGCTGGCAATAAAATCAAGGAGTTGAATAAAATTTATGAAGAGTATGCTCACATCCTCAATGAAGACCTAAAG GACCATGTGCAAAAGGTTTTCCAGAAGCAAGAAAGTATGGAAGAAATGTTTCAAAAGCGGCAAGTAAGTCTTAAGAAGCTGGCAGCTAAGCAGACACGTCCTGTTCAGCCAGTTGCTCCAAGACCTGAAGCATTTGTAAAATCTCCTTGTACCTCTCCAG GTCTCCAAAGAGAAAACATGTCCAACTCAGAAAGCAGTGCACTTCGGAGGGTAAACTACAGAAAAGCAAAG AGTGAAACGACTGAACTCCATCAAAGCAGAGGAGGATCTACAATGGATGATGAAGAAAACCTAGCTGTGTTACGACA GCATGTAATGAATGAACTTATCGAGACTGAACGAGCATATGTGGAAGAACTTCTCTGTGTTCTTGAG GGTTATGCTGCAGAGATGGACAACCCCTTAATggctcatctcattccaccaGAACTGCAAAATAAGAAAGATATCTTGTTTGGGAATATGGAAGAAATTTATCACTTTCACAACAG GATATTCTTGAGAGAACTAGAAACCTATGTGGAATACCCAGAACTCGTAGGACGGTGCTTTCTGGACCAG ATGGAAGACTTCCAGATTTATGAGAAATACTGTCAAAATAAACCTCGATCTGAAAGTTTGTGGAGGCAGTTTTCAGACTCTGTATTTTTCCAG GAATGTCAAAGGAAACTCGACCACAAGCTCAGTTTGGACTCATACTTGCTGAAACCTGTTCAAAGAATAACCAAATACCAATTATTGCTGAAG GAAATGCTGAAGTACAGTAAGAACTGTGAAGGTGCTGAAGATCTTCAGGAAGCACTAACATCTATCCTGGGCATTCTTAAAGCAGTTAATGATTCTATGCACCAGATAGCCATTACAGGCTATGAT gGAAACCTGAATGAGTTGGGCAAGCTTTTAATGCAGGGATCCTTCAATGTCTGGACTGATCATAAAAAGGGTCACACAAAGGTGAAGGATTTGGCACGCTTCAAGCCAATGCAGCGACACCTCTTCCTCCATGAGAAAGCAGTGCTGTTCTGTAAGAAGCGAGAAGAAAATGGAGAGGGATATGAGAAAGCACCTTCTTATAGCTACAAACACTCCTTAAAT ATGGCTGCAGTTGGAATAACAGAAAATGTCAAAGGTGAtgcaaaaaaatttgaaatctgGTATAATGCACGGGAAGAAGTTTACATTGTACAG GCTCCAACCCCTGAAGTTAAAGCTACTTGGgtaaatgaaataagaaaagtgCTAACAAGTCAACTGCAGGCATGCAGAG AAGCTAGTCAGCACAGGACACTAGAACAAACACAGAGCTTACCTCTACCACTACCAGCATCATCTTGTGCAAG TCCTTCACGAAACCACAtcagaaataccaaaaaaacagaggagaaaaaagctgaTCTCACAAGTCTAGAAGGTTGTGGCACTACAGTAGCACCAAAGTATCCTGAGAAAGGCAAAG GCTGGGCCAAACCATCCCATTCTCTTGATGCATCCGAAGAAAATGACGGCTGGTCTAGTGCCGAAGAAGCGCTGAATTCATCGGATGCGGAGGAAGAAGGAGCGGGAGGGGCAGGCGAGATCAAGCTG ACTCCTGGTAAATATACAGTTGTGACTGATTATGACAAAGGAGTTTCTGAAGAATTTACAGTGAAAAGTGGAGATCTAGTTCAACTGATTCGTGAAGGGGAGGATGGACTTTG gtttgtAAAGAACCTGAGCAGTGGTAGAGAAGGTTGGATTCCAGCAAGCAATCTGCTGATGCTCATAGGCAACTCAAAATCAGCTCAATCTTTAAGCAGCTCTG AATCAGGCACTGCCTCCAGCAATTTGAGCACATCATCAAGTTGCAGTGATAGCTGCAATGTCAGTAGCACCAGCTTCTCTGACATTAAAGGCTAA
- the MCF2L gene encoding guanine nucleotide exchange factor DBS isoform X2, which translates to MSQRRLLREGHESPFRILQRFFQMPHGRRHSRNNPHQICSDEIMHQDIIPLYAADIQDQLKKQFAYLSGGRGGDGCPVITFPDYPAFSEIPEKEFQNVLTYLTSIPSLRDAGIGFILVIDRRQDKWTSVKASILRIAASFPGNLQLVLVLRPTGFFHRALSDIAFRFNKDELKMKVPIIMLGSVSELQGYIDKTQLTEDLGGTLDYCHNRWLSRRTAIEGFAQKVKQTAQILQSFGTELAETELPNDVQSTSSLLATHTEKKDKMKEDIRVAVEQGDDILGSITKPVTENPDYKLNQDQLDNQTTVERLLAQLHETETAFDEFWTKHQQKLEQCLRLRNFEQNFREVKAALDIVSERLSAFTDVGNSRSHVEHILKDLANFKEKSDEIVTKAKMLASERDAFIQSNHYAVDSIIPKCSELHHLCDAFTTEIERRRKLLNKSLELHDLLEKSMKWCDEGIYLLASQPVDKCQSQDGAESALQEIEKFLDTGAGNKIKELNKIYEEYAHILNEDLKDHVQKVFQKQESMEEMFQKRQVSLKKLAAKQTRPVQPVAPRPEAFVKSPCTSPGLQRENMSNSESSALRRVNYRKAKSETTELHQSRGGSTMDDEENLAVLRQHVMNELIETERAYVEELLCVLEGYAAEMDNPLMAHLIPPELQNKKDILFGNMEEIYHFHNRIFLRELETYVEYPELVGRCFLDQMEDFQIYEKYCQNKPRSESLWRQFSDSVFFQECQRKLDHKLSLDSYLLKPVQRITKYQLLLKEMLKYSKNCEGAEDLQEALTSILGILKAVNDSMHQIAITGYDGNLNELGKLLMQGSFNVWTDHKKGHTKVKDLARFKPMQRHLFLHEKAVLFCKKREENGEGYEKAPSYSYKHSLNMAAVGITENVKGDAKKFEIWYNAREEVYIVQAPTPEVKATWVNEIRKVLTSQLQACREASQHRTLEQTQSLPLPLPASSCASPSRNHIRNTKKTEEKKADLTSLEGCGTTVAPKYPEKGKDNTSSTSECSVLSKKRFMLQGFTNLKSQKETPSPSAKSQTLPMILLTGPASPTSPDKKAKRHEVVSDPTPFGLRGWAKPSHSLDASEENDGWSSAEEALNSSDAEEEGAGGAGEIKLTPGKYTVVTDYDKGVSEEFTVKSGDLVQLIREGEDGLWFVKNLSSGREGWIPASNLLMLIGNSKSAQSLSSSESGTASSNLSTSSSCSDSCNVSSTSFSDIKG; encoded by the exons TTTACgagatgctggaattggatTTATTCTTGTCATAGATCGCAGACAGGACAAATGGACCTCTGTGAAAGCTTCCATACTGCGGATAGCA GCATCTTTCCCAGGAAACCTGCAATTAGTCCTCGTTCTGCGCCCAACAGGATTTTTTCATCGAGCTCTCTCGGACATTGCTTTCAGATTCAACAAAGATGAGCTTAAAATGAAAGTACCT aTCATAATGCTGGGCTCAGTGTCAGAACTGCAGGGTTACATTGATAAGACACAATTAACAGAAGATCTTGGTGGCACCCTGGATTACTGCCACAACAGATGGCTGTCCCGTCGCACT GCTATAGAAGGTTTCGCCCAAAAGGTTAAGCAAACAGCTCAGATTCTTCAGTCCTTTGGGACTGAGCTGGCTGAAACAGAACTACCAAATGATGTGCAATCAACCAGCTCCCTTCTTGcaacacacacagaaaagaaggacAAAATGAAG gaGGACATCAGGGTAGCAGTAGAACAGGGAGATGATATCCTTGGAAGTATTACAAAACCAGTTACTGAGAATCCTGATTACAAACTGAATCAAGATCAGCTAGACAATCAAACAACAGTAGAAAG gcTATTGGCTCAATTACATGAAACGGAGACCGCCTTTGATGAGTTTTGGACGAAGCATCAGCAAAAACTAGAGCAGTGTCTGCGCCTTCGGAATTTTGAACAGAATTTCAGAGAG GTCAAAGCAGCTTTGGATATTGTGTCTGAGAGACTGTCTGCTTTCACAGATGTGGGAAACAGTCGTTCACACGTGGAGCATATTTTGAAAGATCTTGccaactttaaagaaaaatcagat GAAATTGTAACAAAAGCCAAAATGTTAGCTTCAGAGCGTGATGCTTTTATTCAAAGCAATCATTATGCTGTGGACTCCATTATTCCAAAATGCAGTGAACTTCATCATCTCTGTGATGCCTTCACTACTGAAATAGAACGGAGGAGAAAACTTCTTAACAAATCCCTGGAACTGCATGACTTACTAGAGAAG TCCATGAAGTGGTGTGATGAAGGAATTTACCTGCTGGCTTCCCAGCCAGTAGATAAGTGTCAGTCTCAGGATGGTGCAGAATCAGCGCTACAGGAGATTGAGAAGTTCCTGGATACTGGTGCTGGCAATAAAATCAAGGAGTTGAATAAAATTTATGAAGAGTATGCTCACATCCTCAATGAAGACCTAAAG GACCATGTGCAAAAGGTTTTCCAGAAGCAAGAAAGTATGGAAGAAATGTTTCAAAAGCGGCAAGTAAGTCTTAAGAAGCTGGCAGCTAAGCAGACACGTCCTGTTCAGCCAGTTGCTCCAAGACCTGAAGCATTTGTAAAATCTCCTTGTACCTCTCCAG GTCTCCAAAGAGAAAACATGTCCAACTCAGAAAGCAGTGCACTTCGGAGGGTAAACTACAGAAAAGCAAAG AGTGAAACGACTGAACTCCATCAAAGCAGAGGAGGATCTACAATGGATGATGAAGAAAACCTAGCTGTGTTACGACA GCATGTAATGAATGAACTTATCGAGACTGAACGAGCATATGTGGAAGAACTTCTCTGTGTTCTTGAG GGTTATGCTGCAGAGATGGACAACCCCTTAATggctcatctcattccaccaGAACTGCAAAATAAGAAAGATATCTTGTTTGGGAATATGGAAGAAATTTATCACTTTCACAACAG GATATTCTTGAGAGAACTAGAAACCTATGTGGAATACCCAGAACTCGTAGGACGGTGCTTTCTGGACCAG ATGGAAGACTTCCAGATTTATGAGAAATACTGTCAAAATAAACCTCGATCTGAAAGTTTGTGGAGGCAGTTTTCAGACTCTGTATTTTTCCAG GAATGTCAAAGGAAACTCGACCACAAGCTCAGTTTGGACTCATACTTGCTGAAACCTGTTCAAAGAATAACCAAATACCAATTATTGCTGAAG GAAATGCTGAAGTACAGTAAGAACTGTGAAGGTGCTGAAGATCTTCAGGAAGCACTAACATCTATCCTGGGCATTCTTAAAGCAGTTAATGATTCTATGCACCAGATAGCCATTACAGGCTATGAT gGAAACCTGAATGAGTTGGGCAAGCTTTTAATGCAGGGATCCTTCAATGTCTGGACTGATCATAAAAAGGGTCACACAAAGGTGAAGGATTTGGCACGCTTCAAGCCAATGCAGCGACACCTCTTCCTCCATGAGAAAGCAGTGCTGTTCTGTAAGAAGCGAGAAGAAAATGGAGAGGGATATGAGAAAGCACCTTCTTATAGCTACAAACACTCCTTAAAT ATGGCTGCAGTTGGAATAACAGAAAATGTCAAAGGTGAtgcaaaaaaatttgaaatctgGTATAATGCACGGGAAGAAGTTTACATTGTACAG GCTCCAACCCCTGAAGTTAAAGCTACTTGGgtaaatgaaataagaaaagtgCTAACAAGTCAACTGCAGGCATGCAGAG AAGCTAGTCAGCACAGGACACTAGAACAAACACAGAGCTTACCTCTACCACTACCAGCATCATCTTGTGCAAG TCCTTCACGAAACCACAtcagaaataccaaaaaaacagaggagaaaaaagctgaTCTCACAAGTCTAGAAGGTTGTGGCACTACAGTAGCACCAAAGTATCCTGAGAAAGGCAAAG ACAACACTAGCTCTACCTCAGAATGCTCTGTACTGTCAAAAAAGCGCTTTATGCTGCAGGGCTTTACTAACCTCAAAAGTCAGAAAG AAACTCCATCTCCTTCTGCTAAAAGCCAGACATTGCCAATGATCCTTCTTACAGGACCAG cttctcctaCCAGTCCTGACAAAAAAGCCAAACGGCACGAAGTAGTGAGTGACCCAACTCCTTTTGGTTTAAGAG GCTGGGCCAAACCATCCCATTCTCTTGATGCATCCGAAGAAAATGACGGCTGGTCTAGTGCCGAAGAAGCGCTGAATTCATCGGATGCGGAGGAAGAAGGAGCGGGAGGGGCAGGCGAGATCAAGCTG ACTCCTGGTAAATATACAGTTGTGACTGATTATGACAAAGGAGTTTCTGAAGAATTTACAGTGAAAAGTGGAGATCTAGTTCAACTGATTCGTGAAGGGGAGGATGGACTTTG gtttgtAAAGAACCTGAGCAGTGGTAGAGAAGGTTGGATTCCAGCAAGCAATCTGCTGATGCTCATAGGCAACTCAAAATCAGCTCAATCTTTAAGCAGCTCTG AATCAGGCACTGCCTCCAGCAATTTGAGCACATCATCAAGTTGCAGTGATAGCTGCAATGTCAGTAGCACCAGCTTCTCTGACATTAAAGGCTAA
- the MCF2L gene encoding guanine nucleotide exchange factor DBS isoform X11, producing MRCWLKIEEMALEELMQRLNAVSQCADEIMHQDIIPLYAADIQDQLKKQFAYLSGGRGGDGCPVITFPDYPAFSEIPEKEFQNVLTYLTSIPSLRDAGIGFILVIDRRQDKWTSVKASILRIAASFPGNLQLVLVLRPTGFFHRALSDIAFRFNKDELKMKVPIIMLGSVSELQGYIDKTQLTEDLGGTLDYCHNRWLSRRTAIEGFAQKVKQTAQILQSFGTELAETELPNDVQSTSSLLATHTEKKDKMKEDIRVAVEQGDDILGSITKPVTENPDYKLNQDQLDNQTTVERLLAQLHETETAFDEFWTKHQQKLEQCLRLRNFEQNFREVKAALDIVSERLSAFTDVGNSRSHVEHILKDLANFKEKSDEIVTKAKMLASERDAFIQSNHYAVDSIIPKCSELHHLCDAFTTEIERRRKLLNKSLELHDLLEKSMKWCDEGIYLLASQPVDKCQSQDGAESALQEIEKFLDTGAGNKIKELNKIYEEYAHILNEDLKDHVQKVFQKQESMEEMFQKRQVSLKKLAAKQTRPVQPVAPRPEAFVKSPCTSPGLQRENMSNSESSALRRVNYRKAKSETTELHQSRGGSTMDDEENLAVLRQHVMNELIETERAYVEELLCVLEGYAAEMDNPLMAHLIPPELQNKKDILFGNMEEIYHFHNRIFLRELETYVEYPELVGRCFLDQMEDFQIYEKYCQNKPRSESLWRQFSDSVFFQECQRKLDHKLSLDSYLLKPVQRITKYQLLLKEMLKYSKNCEGAEDLQEALTSILGILKAVNDSMHQIAITGYDGNLNELGKLLMQGSFNVWTDHKKGHTKVKDLARFKPMQRHLFLHEKAVLFCKKREENGEGYEKAPSYSYKHSLNMAAVGITENVKGDAKKFEIWYNAREEVYIVQAPTPEVKATWVNEIRKVLTSQLQACREASQHRTLEQTQSLPLPLPASSCASPSRNHIRNTKKTEEKKADLTSLEGCGTTVAPKYPEKGKGWAKPSHSLDASEENDGWSSAEEALNSSDAEEEGAGGAGEIKLTPGKYTVVTDYDKGVSEEFTVKSGDLVQLIREGEDGLWFVKNLSSGREGWIPASNLLMLIGNSKSAQSLSSSESGTASSNLSTSSSCSDSCNVSSTSFSDIKG from the exons TTTACgagatgctggaattggatTTATTCTTGTCATAGATCGCAGACAGGACAAATGGACCTCTGTGAAAGCTTCCATACTGCGGATAGCA GCATCTTTCCCAGGAAACCTGCAATTAGTCCTCGTTCTGCGCCCAACAGGATTTTTTCATCGAGCTCTCTCGGACATTGCTTTCAGATTCAACAAAGATGAGCTTAAAATGAAAGTACCT aTCATAATGCTGGGCTCAGTGTCAGAACTGCAGGGTTACATTGATAAGACACAATTAACAGAAGATCTTGGTGGCACCCTGGATTACTGCCACAACAGATGGCTGTCCCGTCGCACT GCTATAGAAGGTTTCGCCCAAAAGGTTAAGCAAACAGCTCAGATTCTTCAGTCCTTTGGGACTGAGCTGGCTGAAACAGAACTACCAAATGATGTGCAATCAACCAGCTCCCTTCTTGcaacacacacagaaaagaaggacAAAATGAAG gaGGACATCAGGGTAGCAGTAGAACAGGGAGATGATATCCTTGGAAGTATTACAAAACCAGTTACTGAGAATCCTGATTACAAACTGAATCAAGATCAGCTAGACAATCAAACAACAGTAGAAAG gcTATTGGCTCAATTACATGAAACGGAGACCGCCTTTGATGAGTTTTGGACGAAGCATCAGCAAAAACTAGAGCAGTGTCTGCGCCTTCGGAATTTTGAACAGAATTTCAGAGAG GTCAAAGCAGCTTTGGATATTGTGTCTGAGAGACTGTCTGCTTTCACAGATGTGGGAAACAGTCGTTCACACGTGGAGCATATTTTGAAAGATCTTGccaactttaaagaaaaatcagat GAAATTGTAACAAAAGCCAAAATGTTAGCTTCAGAGCGTGATGCTTTTATTCAAAGCAATCATTATGCTGTGGACTCCATTATTCCAAAATGCAGTGAACTTCATCATCTCTGTGATGCCTTCACTACTGAAATAGAACGGAGGAGAAAACTTCTTAACAAATCCCTGGAACTGCATGACTTACTAGAGAAG TCCATGAAGTGGTGTGATGAAGGAATTTACCTGCTGGCTTCCCAGCCAGTAGATAAGTGTCAGTCTCAGGATGGTGCAGAATCAGCGCTACAGGAGATTGAGAAGTTCCTGGATACTGGTGCTGGCAATAAAATCAAGGAGTTGAATAAAATTTATGAAGAGTATGCTCACATCCTCAATGAAGACCTAAAG GACCATGTGCAAAAGGTTTTCCAGAAGCAAGAAAGTATGGAAGAAATGTTTCAAAAGCGGCAAGTAAGTCTTAAGAAGCTGGCAGCTAAGCAGACACGTCCTGTTCAGCCAGTTGCTCCAAGACCTGAAGCATTTGTAAAATCTCCTTGTACCTCTCCAG GTCTCCAAAGAGAAAACATGTCCAACTCAGAAAGCAGTGCACTTCGGAGGGTAAACTACAGAAAAGCAAAG AGTGAAACGACTGAACTCCATCAAAGCAGAGGAGGATCTACAATGGATGATGAAGAAAACCTAGCTGTGTTACGACA GCATGTAATGAATGAACTTATCGAGACTGAACGAGCATATGTGGAAGAACTTCTCTGTGTTCTTGAG GGTTATGCTGCAGAGATGGACAACCCCTTAATggctcatctcattccaccaGAACTGCAAAATAAGAAAGATATCTTGTTTGGGAATATGGAAGAAATTTATCACTTTCACAACAG GATATTCTTGAGAGAACTAGAAACCTATGTGGAATACCCAGAACTCGTAGGACGGTGCTTTCTGGACCAG ATGGAAGACTTCCAGATTTATGAGAAATACTGTCAAAATAAACCTCGATCTGAAAGTTTGTGGAGGCAGTTTTCAGACTCTGTATTTTTCCAG GAATGTCAAAGGAAACTCGACCACAAGCTCAGTTTGGACTCATACTTGCTGAAACCTGTTCAAAGAATAACCAAATACCAATTATTGCTGAAG GAAATGCTGAAGTACAGTAAGAACTGTGAAGGTGCTGAAGATCTTCAGGAAGCACTAACATCTATCCTGGGCATTCTTAAAGCAGTTAATGATTCTATGCACCAGATAGCCATTACAGGCTATGAT gGAAACCTGAATGAGTTGGGCAAGCTTTTAATGCAGGGATCCTTCAATGTCTGGACTGATCATAAAAAGGGTCACACAAAGGTGAAGGATTTGGCACGCTTCAAGCCAATGCAGCGACACCTCTTCCTCCATGAGAAAGCAGTGCTGTTCTGTAAGAAGCGAGAAGAAAATGGAGAGGGATATGAGAAAGCACCTTCTTATAGCTACAAACACTCCTTAAAT ATGGCTGCAGTTGGAATAACAGAAAATGTCAAAGGTGAtgcaaaaaaatttgaaatctgGTATAATGCACGGGAAGAAGTTTACATTGTACAG GCTCCAACCCCTGAAGTTAAAGCTACTTGGgtaaatgaaataagaaaagtgCTAACAAGTCAACTGCAGGCATGCAGAG AAGCTAGTCAGCACAGGACACTAGAACAAACACAGAGCTTACCTCTACCACTACCAGCATCATCTTGTGCAAG TCCTTCACGAAACCACAtcagaaataccaaaaaaacagaggagaaaaaagctgaTCTCACAAGTCTAGAAGGTTGTGGCACTACAGTAGCACCAAAGTATCCTGAGAAAGGCAAAG GCTGGGCCAAACCATCCCATTCTCTTGATGCATCCGAAGAAAATGACGGCTGGTCTAGTGCCGAAGAAGCGCTGAATTCATCGGATGCGGAGGAAGAAGGAGCGGGAGGGGCAGGCGAGATCAAGCTG ACTCCTGGTAAATATACAGTTGTGACTGATTATGACAAAGGAGTTTCTGAAGAATTTACAGTGAAAAGTGGAGATCTAGTTCAACTGATTCGTGAAGGGGAGGATGGACTTTG gtttgtAAAGAACCTGAGCAGTGGTAGAGAAGGTTGGATTCCAGCAAGCAATCTGCTGATGCTCATAGGCAACTCAAAATCAGCTCAATCTTTAAGCAGCTCTG AATCAGGCACTGCCTCCAGCAATTTGAGCACATCATCAAGTTGCAGTGATAGCTGCAATGTCAGTAGCACCAGCTTCTCTGACATTAAAGGCTAA